A single window of Nicotiana sylvestris chromosome 3, ASM39365v2, whole genome shotgun sequence DNA harbors:
- the LOC138887239 gene encoding uncharacterized protein — protein sequence MQWPAPALQNTYAHPLGPSFWPSQAFKGERLQKKKTFTPLGESYTSLFHRLRQLDMLRPIQSKLPNPPPKNLNYTVRCEYCSSTLGHDTEKCWHLKSAIQELIDTNRVEVQAPEAPNINRNPMLAHQEENMIEIVHEEGEPKKPSQTVMMIWSSGVKTVEQSANEHRQSLMKILNEAHVPDKISVNHLEKIANKIFEVNRVTFSDDELPEEGTEHNRALYLTLKCEDFMVTRVLVDNGSSANICPLSTLNKLKVDNDRIHKNNICVRGFNGGGKDSVGDIILELIIGPVEFTMEFQVLDVAVSYNLLLGRPWIHAAKVVPYTLH from the exons atGCAATGGCCTGCTCCCGCTCTACAAAATACTTATGCACATCCACTAGGACCAAGTTTCTGGCCTAGTCAAGCATttaagggtgaaaggttgcagaaaaagaaaacctttactccattgggagagtcgtacactagtctgttccacaggctaagacagttggatatgctgaggccgatacagtccaaactaccaaatcctcctccaaagaatcttaaCTATACTGTccgctgtgagtattgttctagTACTTTgggtcatgatacagagaagtgttggcacttgaaaagtgcgatacaggagctcattgataccaatagagttgaagttcaagctcccgaggcacccaatatcaacaggaATCCGATGCTAGCCCATCAGGAGGaaaatatgattgaaatagtgcatgaggagggggaacccaagaagccatcacagactGTCATGATGATTTGGTCCAGTGGAGTCAAGACAGTTGAACAATCAGCAA atgagcaccgtcagtcgctgatgaaaattttgaatgaggcccatgttcccgacaagatctcggtaaaccatctagAGAAGATAGCAAACAAAAtatttgaagtaaacagagttactttttccgatgatgagttgcccgaggagggtactgagcataatagGGCCCTTTATCTGACGTTAAAGTGCGAAGATTTTATGGTTACCAGAGTTCTAGTCGACAATGGGTCTAGTGCGAatatttgtcctctctccacgttGAACAAGCTAAAAGTGGACAAtgatagaattcacaagaataacaTTTGTGTTCGGGGGTTCAACGGCGGGGGCAAAGATTCAGTAGGCGATATAATACTAGAACTGATAATAGGGCCCgttgagttcactatggaattccaagtgttggacgtggCAGTTTCTTACAATCTTTTGCtggggcgaccctggattcatgccgcCAAGGTAGTTCCATATACTTTGCATTAG